From Sphingomonas hengshuiensis, one genomic window encodes:
- the rpsU gene encoding 30S ribosomal protein S21 produces MQIIVRDNNVDQALRALKKKLQREGVYREMKLRRHYEKPSEKRARERAAAVRRARKLERKRVERDSAR; encoded by the coding sequence ATGCAAATCATCGTTCGCGACAACAACGTCGATCAGGCACTGCGCGCACTCAAGAAGAAGCTGCAGCGTGAAGGCGTGTATCGCGAGATGAAGCTCCGCCGGCATTACGAGAAGCCCAGCGAGAAGCGCGCCCGTGAACGCGCCGCCGCGGTTCGCCGCGCGCGCAAGCTCGAGCGCAAGCGCGTCGAGCGCGACAGCGCCCGGTAA